A single Triticum dicoccoides isolate Atlit2015 ecotype Zavitan chromosome 2A, WEW_v2.0, whole genome shotgun sequence DNA region contains:
- the LOC119354874 gene encoding 50S ribosomal protein L27-like gives MALSSVFRRVNIKELISNVPVYTSSTETSGGMSLVFRRWATKKTAGSTKNGRDSNPKYLGVKKFGGEKVEPGNIIVRQRGTRFHPGNYVGMGKDHTLFSLKEGHVRFERNKLTGRKWIHVEPVAGHTLHPVYADGSATAADMELL, from the exons AAGAATTGATCTCAAATGTTCCGGTCTACACTAGCTCAACAG AGACATCTGGAGGAATGAGCTTGGTCTTTAGGCGTTGGGCCACAAAAAAGACTGCTGGGTCAACGAAAAATGGCCGCGACTCTAACCCCAAGTATCTGGGTGTTAAGAAATTTGGTGGAGAG AAAGTGGAACCAGGAAACATCATCGTACGACAAAGAGGAACCCGCTTCCATCCTGGGAACTATGTTGGCATGGGGAAGGATCACACTCTCTTCTCTCTGAAGGAAGGCCATGTGCGGTTCGAACGGAATAAGCTGACTGGCAGGAAATGGATTCATGTCGAACCTGTAGCTGGGCACACTCTCCACCCTGTTTACGCCGATGGTTCAGCTACTGCAGCTGACATGGAGCTGCTGTAG